The window TCGTTGATCCATCGCCGCGCGAACTCCCCGACTTGAGCAGAGGTTACCCCGCGCGTCGAATCCAATCGCGCTCGCACCTCTTCCAGCGTCAAGGTCCGGTCGTCAATCCGGGCGACGGGTCGCTGGCCGGAGTCCCTGGAACCACAGCCCGCGACAAACGCGAGACAGAGTGCGAAAACAAGTCTACTGCGCGGCAACGGGTTTCCTCTTGAAGGCTTCCAGCAGAAGCGGTTTGTTGAAGGTAACGGGGTACCGTGATTTCAGATCAGCGACCCATTCCTCCTGCCGGAGTTTCGAAGCATACTCCTGGTAGGCGCTCATCACCTCCGGCATCGCCTCCTCAAAGGTCTTGATGCGTGCGGGTTCCTTTGCAGTTACTTTGATGATCGACCAGCCGTCCGGATGATCGAACGGGCGAGAAATGCTGTCCACAGGCAGCAACGCGGCATAGCGCGAGAAAATATTCACCGAGTCCGGCGTCAATCCCCAGACTCCCTTCTTTTCCTTGTACCCCGAGCGCATGGTATACTTTTCGGCAACTTCACTGAAGTCTTTCCCCATCTTGATTTCATTGTACGCCGCCTTCACCAGACTGTCCGTTGTGGTGAAGATCTCCGCAAAATTCACCCTGTTCGGCCACAGGTATTTTTCCTTGTGCTGGTCGTAGTAGACTCGGAGGAGCGAATCGTTCACGACAACTTTCTTCCAGACCTCATCTTGCTCGATGCGATAAAGAAGAATGCCGTCCTGGTATTCTTTGAGGAGCTTCGAAAATGCCGGATAGCGTTGCGGCACTTGCCGGGCATGTTCTTCCATCATCTTGACTTCAGAAAGACGCTCCATCATGTGCTGCACGTTCTTCGGCGTCAGAAGCATCGACTTGAACTCCGCCGAGTTGTTGAGATGCTCCACGAAATCCCCGACCGTGGCAGGCCGGCCTTCACAGGTCAGCAGAACTTTCTTCCGCATTGCAGGCGTGAGCGTGTCGCTCCAGGTCCACGACGCCGGCGTTTGCGTCGAGTCGAACGCGCTCATCAGCTGAACGATAGCCAGAGTGTCAAACGTCAGCTTGTACTGCCGCGCGAGACCCCGGACGAATCTCTGATAGTCCGTCTGATAGCGCATCTGGTTGTACTGGTCGCGCAGTTCCTTCTCCATTTCTGCGAAGGGCGGGATGCTTTTGAAACCCGTAATTTTGAAAATGTGATAGCCGTACGGCATCTGGTACGGCGGGATGACAGAATCGACCGGCGTATTGAAAAAGAGGTTTTCAATGGCCGGTGGTATCCGGCCGCGATCGTAGTATCCGATGTCTCCGCTGTTCACCTGGGAACCCGCATCCTCCGTGTAGCGTCTGGCGGCCTCAGCAAAATCCAATCCTCCTTTGACAAGCGTATAAATCGCCTTCACGGAATCCTTCACGACCGTGCTGTCTTCTGGAGTGTCTTTGAACCGCCGCAGAATGTGGCTCACCCGCACGGCGCCTTTGTTAGCCTGGCGGCCCGTCAACTTGATGATGTGATAGCCAAACTGAGTCCTCACGGGGGAAGTCGTGTATTCACCTACCTTCAATCCGAAGCAGGCATCTTCAAAGTCGGGCACCATCTTGCCGGAGGTAAAGTAGCCGAGGTCCCCGTGATTAAGGGCCGCGCTCTGATCATCCGAGTACGTCGTGGCGAGTGAGTCAAAGACCGAGGTAGGGATCAATCCGATGACCATGGTCGCCTTGTTGTACGCAGCGAGCGTGTCCGCTGGCGGAGCATCCGGATTCAGCCTGATCAGGATATGGCTTGCCCTGAGTTCCTCTTTTTTCCGGTCGTACAGTTGCCGGGTCTTTGGTGCAACGATTTCTTTTTCCAGCATGAAGGACGTTGCGACGGTGACCTCATATCCTTCAAGCTCGGCCTTGATCGTCGAATCGGTCATCAGTCCGCGGTCGTTCGCCTGCTGAACCTTGAGCCTGAATTTGACCAGCAAATCCAGGAATTTTTCCCGGTCCTCATAACTGGAGGTGGTCGCTTTCTCCCACCCGCCATTGTTTTTCGCATAGCTGTCTTCGAATTCTTCAAGCGTGAGGGGGGTGTTTCCAATCCTGGCAACCGCTGCCGGGCCGGATCCAGCGCACCCCGCCAGAAACAGGGCTGAACAAACAGCCAAAGGCACGAAACGGATATATCTTTGCATGGAATTAATGACGAACCTCCAATTGGAATTGTAATGTATTGAAAAAGCCTTCCTATACCCCAAAGCGTTGAAAATTAACCAAATTTGAAGCACCAAGCAAGGGATTAATCCCCCAATCGGGAGATGAGAAGAGGCGAACACTCTTGTTTTGTTCTACTTGGGAGACTTCAGGATGTCTTTCTTTCGCATCAGGATCTGGTTTGCATGCCAATTCTGCATCTCGAACCACTGCGGCGATGCGGAAGATCTGACGAAATACTTCTCATTCCCTTTGACGTAGAAGAAGGTGAGTTGTGTTCCCGCGAACGAGATTTGAGCGGTTGGTTTGGTGGGGTGTGTAGTGAGCGAATCGACGAAATCGTCGGCCTGGATGTTTGAAAGAGACGAGAGAAGACTGCTTACGACTCCTTCCTGTGTCGAATCCCTCCCGATGGTCCAAGCGCCGTCCCTGAAGGCAAGCACAAAGGTCGTGTCACCGTACTGGTAGCGAACCTCTTTGATGGTTTCTTTCGGCACCGACAGAATTGTGCGATCGCGCCATTCTTTGACCGGCCGATTGAACACAAAGGACGACGCGCCGCTCACGAGCGCAACTTCATTCGATGCGGCACGCCGGGCGTACATGTCAGAGTAACTGCTCCCGGCCTTTCCCAGAATGAACGCCCCTTTTTCGGCGCCCCCTTGCATCAATCTGACCAGCGTTCCCGTCGCCGTATCCACTTGGAACACGGCGTGCTTGTCGGGCTTGTTCGAAACGATATTGTCAATTCGAAGAGTTCTGGCGCTATGGATCAATGTCGCTACGTTCGATTGATCTGCTTTGTACGAGACCGGAGACTCGACGAACCATTCGACTCCCTTCTTCTCAAGAACGACGCTTGCGGTCGGTGATTTGATTTCAATCCTGTCAAGGGCGATTGAATCGACGGAAGCCAGCATTTCGCTGTTCTCGCCCGTCGAGCTTCGCTCACCCGGCTTTTGCATCACGAAATATGCGATGATGATCAGAACCGCAAGCAAGCCAAGCAAGACGTAGGTATTGCGTGTCATAAAGACTGAGCCTCCATTGCTTTCTTGAATGCGACGCGTTTTCGCCAGCGAAACAGGCCATACATGACGATAAGCACCGGCGGACCGATGAGGTTGGCATATTTCAGGGCCCGCTTGGTCCCGTCCGCGATCTGATCGAGTGGCGGAGTCGCGACGTTCTTCGAGCGAATTGTGATCAACCCGGCATCGTCTGCAAGATAGTCGATGATATTGGCAAAGAACGTCAGGTTCCCCTTGTTGCCAAGCATTTCATCTTTCATGAAGTCGCCATCACCAGCGACAAGGATGCGCGTCTCCGGGCTTGAGGCGACCGCCGCGGCCGGCTGCTTGCCGACAAAGAAACTCTTGAACGAACCCTCGATGATCGCTGCGAGCGGAATGCCATTCTCACCCAGATCGGCAGCTGTGTAGCGCTGGAATGGGTCAATCATGAACATCCCGGTCTGGCGACCGCTATGCTTCGAAGATCGGACGAGCACCTCGGATTTCAATCCCTTCGATGCCGCTCCACTGGTGTCGACCGAGCTGACAAAATGCAGGATTACTCCCTGCA of the Ignavibacteriales bacterium genome contains:
- a CDS encoding peptidylprolyl isomerase, with product MQRYIRFVPLAVCSALFLAGCAGSGPAAVARIGNTPLTLEEFEDSYAKNNGGWEKATTSSYEDREKFLDLLVKFRLKVQQANDRGLMTDSTIKAELEGYEVTVATSFMLEKEIVAPKTRQLYDRKKEELRASHILIRLNPDAPPADTLAAYNKATMVIGLIPTSVFDSLATTYSDDQSAALNHGDLGYFTSGKMVPDFEDACFGLKVGEYTTSPVRTQFGYHIIKLTGRQANKGAVRVSHILRRFKDTPEDSTVVKDSVKAIYTLVKGGLDFAEAARRYTEDAGSQVNSGDIGYYDRGRIPPAIENLFFNTPVDSVIPPYQMPYGYHIFKITGFKSIPPFAEMEKELRDQYNQMRYQTDYQRFVRGLARQYKLTFDTLAIVQLMSAFDSTQTPASWTWSDTLTPAMRKKVLLTCEGRPATVGDFVEHLNNSAEFKSMLLTPKNVQHMMERLSEVKMMEEHARQVPQRYPAFSKLLKEYQDGILLYRIEQDEVWKKVVVNDSLLRVYYDQHKEKYLWPNRVNFAEIFTTTDSLVKAAYNEIKMGKDFSEVAEKYTMRSGYKEKKGVWGLTPDSVNIFSRYAALLPVDSISRPFDHPDGWSIIKVTAKEPARIKTFEEAMPEVMSAYQEYASKLRQEEWVADLKSRYPVTFNKPLLLEAFKRKPVAAQ
- a CDS encoding DUF4340 domain-containing protein; translation: MTRNTYVLLGLLAVLIIIAYFVMQKPGERSSTGENSEMLASVDSIALDRIEIKSPTASVVLEKKGVEWFVESPVSYKADQSNVATLIHSARTLRIDNIVSNKPDKHAVFQVDTATGTLVRLMQGGAEKGAFILGKAGSSYSDMYARRAASNEVALVSGASSFVFNRPVKEWRDRTILSVPKETIKEVRYQYGDTTFVLAFRDGAWTIGRDSTQEGVVSSLLSSLSNIQADDFVDSLTTHPTKPTAQISFAGTQLTFFYVKGNEKYFVRSSASPQWFEMQNWHANQILMRKKDILKSPK